The proteins below come from a single Osmerus mordax isolate fOsmMor3 chromosome 3, fOsmMor3.pri, whole genome shotgun sequence genomic window:
- the LOC136939626 gene encoding zinc finger protein 91-like isoform X2, producing METHQCDTCGKSLASSRTLKQHMMIHTEKKPYSCDLCGKTFNQARSFREHMTIHTGEKPYSCDLCGQSFSQARSFREHSRIHSGEKPYSCDLCGKNFRHLGSLKRHSRIHKGEKPYSCDLCDKSFNHSCNLKAHSRIHTGEKPYSCDICAQTFSRTNHLKSHRKIHTGEKPYSCDLCGYSCTTNSHLKSHMYIHSGEKRFSCDLCGKTFSHSGQLTVHRRIHTGEKPYSCDLCGKTFTHSGQLTVHSRIHTGEKPYSCDLCGKTFSQASQLTVHSRIHTGEMPYSCDLCGKSFSRADTLTLHSRTHTGEKPYSCDLCDKTFSQTGSLRTHRSTHTGEKPYSCDLCDKTFSQAGSLRSHRSTHTGEKPYSCDLCGQTFSQAGSLRSHRSIHTGEKPYSCDLCGKTFSQAGQLTVHSRIHSGQMPYSCDLCGKTFSQAGNLSLHRRTHTGEKPYSCPHCDFSCKTNGNLKRHLRTHTGEKPYSCDLCGKTFSRADTLTLHSRIHTGEKPYSCDLCGKTFSLAGNLSLHSRIHTGEKPYSCELCGKTFRLAGTLSLHSRIHSGEKPYSCDLCGKKFSRADTLTLHSRIHTGEKPYSCDLCGQTFSHAGNLRSHRKTHTGEKPYSCDFCDKTFSHAGNLRSHCKTHTGEKPYSCDLCGQTFSQAGHLRYHRKTHTGKNPYSCDLCDKTFSQAGTLTLHSRIHTGEKPYSCDLCDKIFSQASILSLHRKIHTGEKPYSCDLCGKTFSQSGQLKVHSRIHTGEKPYSCDLCGKTFGQVGHFTVHRRTHTGEKPYSCSHCDYSCKRNDHLKSHLRIHNKNKPKQ from the exons atggagacacatcagtgtgacacctgtgggaagagccttgcCTCATCCAGGACCCTCAAGCagcacatgatgatccacactgaaaagaagccctacagctgtgacctctgtggtaaaacctttaaccAGGCTCGCAGTTTCAGAGAGCACATGacgatccacacaggagagaagccctacagctgtgacctctgtggtcaaaGCTTTAGCCAGGCTCGCAGTTTCAGAGAGCACAGCAGGATccactcaggagagaagccctacagctgtgacctctgtggtaaaaactTTAGACATCTTGGCAGTTTAAAAcgtcacagcaggatccacaaaggagagaagccctacagctgtgacctctgtgataaatcCTTTAACCATTCTTGCAACTTAAAagctcacagcaggatccacacaggagagaagccctacagctgtgacatctGTGCTCAAACTTTTAGCCGGACTAACCATTTAAAATCTCACCGcaagatccacacaggagagaagccctacagctgtgacctctgtgggtaTAGTTGTACAACAAACAGCCATCTGAAAAGCCACATGTATATCCACTCTGGAGAAAAACGcttcagctgtgacctctgtggtaaaacctttagtcaCTCTGGCCAATTAACAGTTCACAgaaggatccacactggggagaagccttacagctgtgacctctgtggtaaaacctttacgCACTCTGGCCAATTAACAGTTCACagtaggatccacactggagagaagccttacagctgtgacctctgtgggaaaacctttagccaggctagccaattaacagttcacagcaggatccacactggagagatgccctacagctgtgacctctgtggtaaatcCTTTAGCCGGGCAGATACTCTCACTCTTCACAGCAggacccacactggagagaagccctacagctgtgacctctgtgataaaacctttagccagacTGGCAGTTTAAGGACTCACCGCAGTACCCACACtggggagaagccctacagctgtgacctctgtgataaaacctttagccaggctggcagtttAAGGTCTCACCGCAGTACCCACACtggggagaagccctacagctgtgacctctgtggtcaaacctttagccaggctggaaGTTTAAGGTCTCACCGCAGTATCCACACaggggagaagccctacagctgtgacctctgtgggaaaacctttagccaggctggccaattaacagttcacagcaggatccactcTGGACAGATGCCCtatagctgtgacctctgtggtaaaacctttagccaggctggtaATCTCAGCCTTCACCGCAggacccacactggagagaagccctacagctgcccacactgtgACTTTTCATGTAAAACAAATGGCAATCTGAAGAGGCATCT CAggacccacactggagagaagccctacagctgtgacctctgtgggaaaACATTTAGTCGGGCAGATACTCTCActcttcacagcaggatccacactggagagaagccctacagctgtgacctctgtgggaaaacctttagCCTTGCTGGTAATCTCAgccttcacagcaggatccacactggagaaaagccctacagctgtgaactctgtggtaaaacctttaggctGGCTGGTACTCTCAgccttcacagcaggatccactctggagaaaagccctacagctgtgacctctgtgggaaaAAATTTAGTCGGGCAGATACTCTCActcttcacagcaggatccacactggagagaagccctacagctgtgacctctgtggtcaaacctttagccatgctggCAATTTAAGATCTCACCGCAagacccacacaggagagaagccctacagctgtgacttctgtgataaaacctttagccatgctggCAATTTAAGATCTCACTGCAagacccacactggagagaagccctacagctgtgacctctgtggtcaaacctttagccaggctggccatTTAAGATATCACCGCAAGACCCACACTGGAAAGaacccctacagctgtgacctctgtgataaaacctttagccaggcagGTACTCTCActcttcacagcaggatccacactggagagaagccctacagctgtgacctctgtgataaaatcTTTAGCCAGGCTAGTATTCTCAGCCTTCACCGcaagatccacactggggagaagccctacagctgtgacctctgtgggaaaacctttagTCAATCTGGCCAATTAAAAGTTCacagcagaatccacactggagagaagccttacagctgtgacctctgtggtaaaacctttggCCAGGTTGGCCATTTCACAGTTCACCGAAgaacccacactggagagaagccctacagctgctctCACTGTGACTATTCATGTAAAAGAAATGACCATCTGAAGAGTCACCTGCGTATCCACAATAAAAACAAaccaaagcagtga
- the LOC136939626 gene encoding zinc finger protein 91-like isoform X1 has protein sequence METHQCDTCGKSLASSRTLKQHMMIHTEKKPYSCDLCGKTFNQARSFREHMTIHTGEKPYSCDLCGQSFSQARSFREHSRIHSGEKPYSCDLCGKNFRHLGSLKRHSRIHKGEKPYSCDLCDKSFNHSCNLKAHSRIHTGEKPYSCDICAQTFSRTNHLKSHRKIHTGEKPYSCDLCGYSCTTNSHLKSHMYIHSGEKRFSCDLCGKTFSHSGQLTVHRRIHTGEKPYSCDLCGKTFTHSGQLTVHSRIHTGEKPYSCDLCGKTFSQASQLTVHSRIHTGEMPYSCDLCGKSFSRADTLTLHSRTHTGEKPYSCDLCDKTFSQTGSLRTHRSTHTGEKPYSCDLCDKTFSQAGSLRSHRSTHTGEKPYSCDLCGQTFSQAGSLRSHRSIHTGEKPYSCDLCGKTFSQAGQLTVHSRIHSGQMPYSCDLCGKTFSQAGNLSLHRRTHTGEKPYKCDTCGKSLSSSSNLKQHMMIHTGEKPYSCDHCGKTFSRADSLILHSRIHTGEKPYSCDLCGKTFRDSSTFRNHSRIHTGEKSYSCDLCGKTFSRADSLTLHSRTHTGEKPYSCDLCGKTFSRADTLTLHSRIHTGEKPYSCDLCGKTFSLAGNLSLHSRIHTGEKPYSCELCGKTFRLAGTLSLHSRIHSGEKPYSCDLCGKKFSRADTLTLHSRIHTGEKPYSCDLCGQTFSHAGNLRSHRKTHTGEKPYSCDFCDKTFSHAGNLRSHCKTHTGEKPYSCDLCGQTFSQAGHLRYHRKTHTGKNPYSCDLCDKTFSQAGTLTLHSRIHTGEKPYSCDLCDKIFSQASILSLHRKIHTGEKPYSCDLCGKTFSQSGQLKVHSRIHTGEKPYSCDLCGKTFGQVGHFTVHRRTHTGEKPYSCSHCDYSCKRNDHLKSHLRIHNKNKPKQ, from the exons atggagacacatcagtgtgacacctgtgggaagagccttgcCTCATCCAGGACCCTCAAGCagcacatgatgatccacactgaaaagaagccctacagctgtgacctctgtggtaaaacctttaaccAGGCTCGCAGTTTCAGAGAGCACATGacgatccacacaggagagaagccctacagctgtgacctctgtggtcaaaGCTTTAGCCAGGCTCGCAGTTTCAGAGAGCACAGCAGGATccactcaggagagaagccctacagctgtgacctctgtggtaaaaactTTAGACATCTTGGCAGTTTAAAAcgtcacagcaggatccacaaaggagagaagccctacagctgtgacctctgtgataaatcCTTTAACCATTCTTGCAACTTAAAagctcacagcaggatccacacaggagagaagccctacagctgtgacatctGTGCTCAAACTTTTAGCCGGACTAACCATTTAAAATCTCACCGcaagatccacacaggagagaagccctacagctgtgacctctgtgggtaTAGTTGTACAACAAACAGCCATCTGAAAAGCCACATGTATATCCACTCTGGAGAAAAACGcttcagctgtgacctctgtggtaaaacctttagtcaCTCTGGCCAATTAACAGTTCACAgaaggatccacactggggagaagccttacagctgtgacctctgtggtaaaacctttacgCACTCTGGCCAATTAACAGTTCACagtaggatccacactggagagaagccttacagctgtgacctctgtgggaaaacctttagccaggctagccaattaacagttcacagcaggatccacactggagagatgccctacagctgtgacctctgtggtaaatcCTTTAGCCGGGCAGATACTCTCACTCTTCACAGCAggacccacactggagagaagccctacagctgtgacctctgtgataaaacctttagccagacTGGCAGTTTAAGGACTCACCGCAGTACCCACACtggggagaagccctacagctgtgacctctgtgataaaacctttagccaggctggcagtttAAGGTCTCACCGCAGTACCCACACtggggagaagccctacagctgtgacctctgtggtcaaacctttagccaggctggaaGTTTAAGGTCTCACCGCAGTATCCACACaggggagaagccctacagctgtgacctctgtgggaaaacctttagccaggctggccaattaacagttcacagcaggatccactcTGGACAGATGCCCtatagctgtgacctctgtggtaaaacctttagccaggctggtaATCTCAGCCTTCACCGCAggacccacactggagagaagccctaca agtgtgacacctgtgggaagagcctttcctcatccagtaacctcaagcagcacatgatgatccacactggagagaagccctacagctgtgaccactgTGGGAAAACATTTAGTCGGGCAGATTCTCTCAttcttcacagcaggatccacactggagagaagccctacagctgtgacctctgtgggaaaacctttagGGACTCTTCTACTTTCAGaaatcacagcaggatccacactggagagaagtcctacagctgtgacctctgtgggaaaACATTTAGTCGGGCAGATTCTCTCACTCTTCACAGCAggacccacactggagagaagccctacagctgtgacctctgtgggaaaACATTTAGTCGGGCAGATACTCTCActcttcacagcaggatccacactggagagaagccctacagctgtgacctctgtgggaaaacctttagCCTTGCTGGTAATCTCAgccttcacagcaggatccacactggagaaaagccctacagctgtgaactctgtggtaaaacctttaggctGGCTGGTACTCTCAgccttcacagcaggatccactctggagaaaagccctacagctgtgacctctgtgggaaaAAATTTAGTCGGGCAGATACTCTCActcttcacagcaggatccacactggagagaagccctacagctgtgacctctgtggtcaaacctttagccatgctggCAATTTAAGATCTCACCGCAagacccacacaggagagaagccctacagctgtgacttctgtgataaaacctttagccatgctggCAATTTAAGATCTCACTGCAagacccacactggagagaagccctacagctgtgacctctgtggtcaaacctttagccaggctggccatTTAAGATATCACCGCAAGACCCACACTGGAAAGaacccctacagctgtgacctctgtgataaaacctttagccaggcagGTACTCTCActcttcacagcaggatccacactggagagaagccctacagctgtgacctctgtgataaaatcTTTAGCCAGGCTAGTATTCTCAGCCTTCACCGcaagatccacactggggagaagccctacagctgtgacctctgtgggaaaacctttagTCAATCTGGCCAATTAAAAGTTCacagcagaatccacactggagagaagccttacagctgtgacctctgtggtaaaacctttggCCAGGTTGGCCATTTCACAGTTCACCGAAgaacccacactggagagaagccctacagctgctctCACTGTGACTATTCATGTAAAAGAAATGACCATCTGAAGAGTCACCTGCGTATCCACAATAAAAACAAaccaaagcagtga
- the ccndx gene encoding cyclin Dx produces MSVSLWCEEEEGQSQAQEQDSARGEATLRARWDPSVSGQRVVQRLLQLEERYLPSPLYIALVQRDPQRREELAKWAMEVCCDCSLDEAVFPLCVSLLDRYLSATLSLPVSPYCLAAACVLIASKLTESHNVSADALCAAADHSFLPSSLREMERVVLGTLRWDTAAVTPQDFIPHFLPAFEQRTEGDTGALVSTLRRHGDTLVAMCVCDSRFLGAPPSLLAAAALDSALRGLGHQGAERTAHSTLARLCQADEVVLQCYSELIDAALTQRLGSGPQSNREEKEGEMEDERAGTPTDMREVDF; encoded by the exons atgtctgtgtctctgtggtgcgaggaggaggagggccagaGCCAGGCCCAGGAGCAGGActcagccaggggggaggccaCGCTCCGAGCCCGCTGGGACCCCAGCGTGTCTGGGCAGCGTGTCGTCCAGAGACTGctccagctggaggagaggtaCCTGCCTTCCCCCCTCTACATCGCCCTCGTTCAGAGAGACCCCCAGCGCAGAGAGGAGCTTGCCAAGTGGGCCATGGAG GTGTGCTGCGACTGCAGCCTGGACGAGGCGGTTTtccccctgtgtgtctctctgctggacCGCTATCTCTCAGCCACCCTGTCGCTGCCCGTGTCTCCCTACTGCCTGGCTGCCGCCTGCGTCCTCATCGCCTCCAAACTCACGGAGAGCCACAACGTCAGCGCCGACGCCCTCTGCGCCGCGGCGGACCACAGCTTCCTGCCGTCCAGCCTGCGG GAGATGGAGCGGGTGGTTCTGGGGACCCTCCGCTGGGACACGGCAGCCGTCACCCCTCAGGACTtcatccctcacttcctccccgcTTTCGAGCAGAGGACGGAAGGAGACACCGGGGCGTTGGTCTCCACGCTGCGTCGCCACGGTGACACCCTGGTTGCCATGTGTGTTTGCGACTCCCGTTTCCTGGGagcccctccatccctgctggCTGCCGCTGCTCTAGACTCCGCCCTCCGGGGGCTGGGTCACCAGGGAGCGGAGCGGACAGCTCACTCCACACTGGCACGGCTCTGCCAGGCTGACGAG GTGGTTCTGCAGTGTTACAGTGAGCTGATAGACGCTGCCCTCACACAGCGTCTGGGAAGCGGACCTCAGAGcaacagagaggagaaggagggagagatggaagatgaGAGAGCAGGCACTCCAACTGATATGAGAGAGGTCGATTTTTAA